From a single Natronorubrum tibetense GA33 genomic region:
- the purQ gene encoding phosphoribosylformylglycinamidine synthase I, translating to MTVSIIRFGGSNCDRDAERALAHLDIDAEIVWHEDGLPENTTGIVLPGGFSYGDYLRAGAMAARSPIMAEVREAAADGTPVLGVCNGAQVGCESGLTEGAFTTNESARFQCEHVYLRVERDDTPWTAAYEEGDVIEVPIAHGEGRYEIDDDRLAELEDEGRVLFRYCDADGETGPDANPNGSKHNVAGVLGEREHVAVLMPHPERATLPDVGGTDGQGVLRGFETAVTGAE from the coding sequence GTGACAGTTTCGATCATCAGATTCGGCGGCTCGAACTGCGACCGGGATGCCGAGCGCGCCCTCGCACACCTCGACATCGACGCCGAAATCGTCTGGCACGAGGATGGACTCCCCGAGAATACGACGGGGATCGTCCTCCCGGGCGGATTCTCCTACGGCGACTACCTGCGCGCCGGCGCGATGGCAGCGCGGTCGCCGATCATGGCCGAGGTCCGCGAGGCGGCGGCCGACGGCACGCCCGTCCTCGGCGTCTGCAACGGCGCGCAGGTCGGCTGCGAGTCGGGACTCACCGAGGGGGCGTTCACGACGAACGAGAGCGCCCGCTTCCAGTGTGAACACGTCTACCTCCGCGTCGAGCGCGACGATACGCCCTGGACGGCGGCGTACGAGGAGGGCGACGTCATCGAGGTTCCCATCGCCCACGGCGAGGGCCGCTACGAAATCGACGACGATCGACTGGCTGAACTCGAGGACGAGGGTCGCGTTCTCTTCCGGTACTGCGATGCGGACGGCGAGACCGGCCCGGACGCGAATCCGAACGGCTCGAAACACAACGTCGCGGGCGTCCTCGGCGAGCGCGAGCACGTCGCGGTGTTGATGCCCCATCCCGAACGGGCGACGCTGCCCGATGTCGGCGGCACCGACGGCCAGGGCGTCCTCCGCGGTTTCGAAACGGCCGTCACCGGTGCAGAATAG
- the purS gene encoding phosphoribosylformylglycinamidine synthase subunit PurS, whose amino-acid sequence MTAYTATVTVRLKHGVLDPEAETTKQALERLGFDLEGLRSADRFEVDLEAESADAASERASEMAERLLANPTIHDYDVEVDER is encoded by the coding sequence ATGACCGCCTACACCGCGACGGTGACCGTTCGACTCAAACACGGCGTGCTCGACCCCGAGGCCGAAACCACGAAACAGGCCCTCGAGCGCCTGGGCTTCGATCTCGAGGGGCTGCGCTCGGCTGACCGCTTTGAGGTCGACCTCGAGGCCGAGTCGGCCGACGCCGCGAGCGAGCGCGCGAGCGAGATGGCCGAACGCCTGCTGGCGAACCCGACCATCCACGACTACGACGTGGAGGTCGACGAGCGGTAG